The genome window CCGGCACCTGGTCGATGCTGGTGAGCGCCACCCCTTCATCGGCGCGTACGGTAGTGACACACGCCACGCTCATCAACAACCCCATCAACACCGGCCGCAACTGGCCGCGTAAAAGCTGCACGCTATTCATCCGATCACCCTGGCAAGAGACGGGTTACTTTACCGGCACTTGCAGGGCATTGCAGAGAATATTCTTCACTGAAAACAGGATTGAATAACATTGCGTCGCGATCCCCCCGGCGCCTTGCCCTGCGCCGCGTCCGCTTAGCTGAACCCTAGCTGTCTACCTGTCAAATAAACGAGTTTTTCATCTGCGTTTCATATTCGTACTACATTTTTACGCTTAATCTTGGCCCTGTTGACTTGAGGGCCATCCGCGCTTCTCCAACTAACCTATTGATTCCGCTTTACCTTTACGCAATATCGTCTTTACTGCAGTTCACCAGGAAGAACACACGGCCAGCGCTCAGGAATGTCGAATGAACACCACGCACACCACTGCCTTTTAATCAGTTGCCTGTACTTTCGCCCACTGATTGCTGCTGTTTCAGCGCTCCAAGTTGCTCTAACCCCGAGGTCATGAATCTTTGAAACCCTACCCTATTCATTGCGTGTCGATCGTTATCCCGGTCTACAACGAACAAGAGAGCCTGCCTGAATTGCTGCGCCGTACCACCGCAGCCTGCAAGCAACTGGCCTACGAATACGAAATCATCCTGGTGGATGACGGTAGCCGCGACAATTCGGCCCAACTGCTGGAAGACGCCGCCTCGGAAGCCGGCAGCAACGTGGTCGCGGTGATCCTCAATCGCAATTACGGCCAGCACGCGGCGATCATGGCCGGTTTCGAGCAATGCCGCGGCGAAGTGGTGATCACCCTCGACGCCGACCTGCAAAACCCGCCGGAAGAGATCCCGCGCCTGGTGGAACAAGCCGCCCTCGGTTACGACGTGGTTGCCACCGTGCGCAACAATCGCCAGGACTCGGCCTTCCGTCGCTGGCCGTCGCGCCTGATCAACCTGGCCGTGCAGCGCTCTACCGGCGTGGCCATGACTGACTACGGCTGCATGCTGCGCGCCTATCGCCGCACCATCGTCGACGCGATGCTCGCCTGCCGTGAGCGCAGCACTTTTATCCCGATCCTGGCCAACGGTTTTGCCCGGCACACCACGGAAATCCTGGTGCACCACGCCGAGCGCGAACACGGTGAATCCAAATACAGCGCCATGCGCCTGATCAGCCTGATGTTCGATCTGCTGACGTGCATGACCACCACCCCGCTGCGCCTGCTATCGATTGTCGGCTTCAGCCTGGCGGCGCTGGGCATGTTGTTCGCCTTTGCATTGATCATCCTGCGCCTGGCCTTTGGTGCCGAATGGGCCGGCGAAGGCATGTTCGTGCTGTTCGCAGTGCTGTTCGTGTTCACTGGCGGCCAGTTCATCGGCATGGGCCTCTTGGGTGAATACCTGGGCCGCATGTACAGCGATGTGCGCGCCCGTCCACGCTTCTTTATCGAAAAAGTGCTGCGCAACCAACCGGCAGCACCGGCTCCCGTGGTCGTCGTTGACGGCCTGGTGTCCTCCCATACCTCTACTTCTGCTGATCAGGTCTAATCATGAGTTCAAAAGCTGTTGTATTCGCGTACCACGACATTGGTTGTGCAGGGATTGAAGCGCTGCTCAACACCGGTTACGAAATTGCTGCCGTGTTCACCCATGCCGACGACCCTAAGGAAAACAATTTCTACGGTTCCGTCGCGCAACTGTGCGCGCGCAACGGCATCCCGGTACACGCTCCGGAAGACGCCAACCACCCGCTGTGGATCGAGCGCATCGCCAAGCTGAACCCGGACTACATCTTCTCGTTCTACTACCGCAACCTGCTCAGCGAGCCCCTGCTGGCCACCGCCAGCAAAGGCGCGTTCAACCTGCACGGCTCCTTGTTGCCTAAGTACCGTGGCCGTGCACCGGCCAACTGGGTGCTGGTCAACGGCGAGACCGAAACCGGCGTGACCCTGCACCGCATGGTCAAGCGTGCCGATGCCGGCGCGATCCTGGCCCAGCAGAAAGTCATCATCGAACGCAACGACACCGGCCTGACCCTGCACGCCAAACTGCGCGACGCCGCCAGCACCCTGCTGCGCGATGCACTGCCGCAACTGGCCCAAGGCAAATTGGCGGAAACCGCCCAGGACGAAAGCCAGGCCACTTACTTCGGCCGCCGCACTGCCGCCGATGGCAAGCTGGAGTGGAAAAAGCCGGCTGAAGAACTGTTCAACCTGGTGCGGGCCGTCACCCAACCGTACCCAGGCGCCTTCTGCGCCGTGGGCGAGCACAAACTGATCGTGTGGCAGGCCGAAGTGGTCAAGGGCAACGAAGGCCTGGCCCCTGGCCGCGTAATCAGCGTCAACCCGCTGCGCATCGCCTGCGGTGAAGACTCCCTGGTGGTCAAGTTCGGCCAGCGTAACGCTGACGGCCTGTTCCTGGCCGGCCCCGCCCTGGCGGACGCACTGGGCCTGGTCGACGGTTCCGTACTGCGCGGTGCCGAGTCCGGTCGCAAGCCGCGTCGTACCCGCGTGCTGATCCTGGGTGTGAACGGTTTTATCGGTAACCACCTGTCCGAGCGCCTGCTGCGTGACGACCGTTACGAAGTCTACGGCCTGGACATCGGCTCCGACGCCATCGAGCGCCTGCGCAGCCACCCGAACTTCCATTACGTGGAAGGTGATATCAGCATCCACACCGAGTGGATCGAGTACCACATCAAGAAGTGCGACGTGGTCTTGCCGCTGGTGGCCATCGCCACGCCAATCGAATACACCCGCAACCCGCTGCGCGTGTTCGAACTGGACTTCGAAGAAAACCTCAAGCTGGTGCGCTACTGCGTCAAGTACAACAAGCGCGTGATCTTCCCGTCGACCTCCGAAGTCTATGGCATGTGCCAGGACCAGTACTTCGACGAAGACACCTCCAACCTGGTGGTAGGCCCGGTCAACAAACAGCGCTGGATCTACTCGGTCTCCAAGCAATTGCTGGACCGTGTGATCTGGGCTTACGGCGACAAAGGCCTGAAATTCACCCTGTTCCGTCCGTTCAACTGGATGGGTCCACGCCTGGATCGCCTGGACTCGGCGCGTATCGGCAGCTCGCGCGCAATCACCCAGCTGATCCTGAACCTGGTGGAAGGTACGCCGATCCGCCTGTTCGACGGCGGCGAGCAGAAGCGCTGCTTCACCGACATTGCCGACGGCATCGAAGCCCTGGCACGCATCATTGACAACGAAAATGGCGTGTGCGACGGCCAGATCGTCAACATCGGCAACCCGGAAAACGAAGCCAGCATCCGTCAGTTGGGCGAAGAACTGCTGCGTCAGTTCGAAGCGCACCCCCTGCGTGGCAACTTCCCACCGTTCGCCGGTTTCCGCGACGTAGAAAGCAAGGCGTTCTACGGCACCGGTTACCAGGACGTGGCGCACCGCAAGCCAAGCATCGAAAACGCCAAGCGCCTGCTGAACTGGGAGCCGACCGTGGAGATGAGCGAAACCATCGGCAACACCCTGGATTTCTTCCTGCGTGAAGCCATGCTCGAAATCGCGGACAAAAAGTAATGCAGGCAGGCCTACGCATCGACGTCGATACCTACCGTGGCACCCGTGAAGGTGTGCCACAGTTGCTCGAATCCCTGGATGAAGCCGGGGTGAAAGCGACGTTCTTCTTCAGTGTCGGGCCGGACAACATGGGGCGCCACTTGTGGCGTCTCATCCGGCCCCAGTTCCTGTGGAAGATGTTGCGTTCCAATGCGGTCGGCCTGTATGGCCTGGACATCTTGCTGGCCGGCACTGCCTGGCCAGGCAAGCCAATCGGCCGTGACCTGGGGCACTTGATGCGCCAGGCCAAGGCCGCCGGGCACGAAGTGGGCCTGCACGCCTGGGATCACCACGGCTGGCAGGCCAACACCGGGCGCTGGAGCGAGGCTCAGTTGATCGAACAGATTCGCCGTGGCGTCGACACGCTCAGTGACATTCTCGGTGAGCGCATCGACTGTTCCGCCGCCGCCGGTTGGCGCGCGGATGAGCGTGTGGTGCAAGCCAAGCAAGCTTTCAACTTTCGCTACAACAGCGATTGCCGGGGCACCAGCCTGTTTCGTCCAACCCTGGCCGATGGCAGTGCGGGCACCCCACAAATTCCGGTAGACCTGCCGACCTTCGACGAAGTCGTCGGGCCGGTAGTGGCTGCCAAAGACTTCAATGGGTTCATCCTCGACCGTTTTGCCGAGTCGAAACTCAACGTTTATACGATCCACGCCGAAGTAGAAGGGATTCTGATGGCCAACGATTTTCGCCAGTTGCTTGCCCAGGCCGGGCAGCGCGGCATCAACTTCAAACCACTGGGCGACCTGTTGCCTGCGGACATGACCACCCTGCCCCAGCAACAGCTGGTACGTGGCGCCTTGCCCGGCCGCGAGGGTTGGCTCGGAGTGCAGCAGGCATGATCCGCCGTTGGGCCTTGCCCCTGCTGCTGTTGGCGTTTGCTGCGTTCTACCTGCTGCCGCTGGCCACCCATGGCCTGTGGATTCCGGATGAAACCCGCTACGCGCAGATCAGCCAGGAAATGCTGCTGACCGGCAAGTGGGCTTCGCCGCACTTCATGGGCATCCGCTACTTCGAAAAACCGGCGGCGGGCTACTGGATGATCGCGCTGGGCCAGGCGATCTTCGGGCAGAACCTGTTCGGCGTGCGGTTTGCCTCGGCCCTGAGCACTGGCTTGAGCATTCTGCTGGTGTACGGGGTGTCGCGCCGGCTGTGGAACGACCCGCGCAAAACCCTGGTCAGCACCGTGCTGTACATGAGTTTTGTCAGCGTGGCCTTGCTCGGTGGCTACGCCAACCTGGATCCGCAGTTCACCTTCTGGGTCAACCTGACCGGTGCTGCCCTGTGGTTCTGCTTCGACAGCACCACCCGTAACGGACGCCTGGGGTCCTGGGCGTTGCTCGGCTTCGCCTGCGGCATGGGCTTCATGACCAAAGGCTTTCTTGCGTGGTTGCTACCGGTGTTGATCGCCCTGCCCTATGCGATCTGGCAGAAGCGTGTGCGTGAGCTGCTGGGCTACGGCGTGGTTGCCGTGGTGGTGGCGATTGTCGTCAGCTTACCATGGGCGCTGGCGGTGCACCTGCAAGAGCCGGACTACTGGAATTTCTTCTTCTGGCACGAGCATATCCAGCGCTTCGCCGGTGACGATGCCCAGCACGCCGAGCCGTTCTGGTATTACCTGCCGCTGTTGGTTGCGTTCTGCCTGCCGTGGGTGGCGTTGTTGCCGTCTACCCTCAAACAGGCGTGGCGGGACAAACGCAGCGCAAAAATCGGTTTTGTAGTGCTGTGGCTGCTGATGCCCCTGGCCTTCTTCAGCCTGGCCAAGGGCAAGCTGCCGTCCTACATCATGCCGTGCCTGCTGCCCCTCGCCTTGTTGATGGGCAATACCCTGGCGGACAAACTGGCCCAGGGACGCAGCCGTGCGCTGCGCATCAACGGCTGGCTGAACCTGATCATCGGTGTAGTGGCATTGCTCGCGCTGACCTGGCTGCAAATGAAGAAGCCGGTGTACGAGCACGGCCAGGAAACCCTCAGCCTGGTGTTGGTGTTCACCTTTCTGTTTGCCTGGATCCTGGTCAATCTGTTGCAGGCGGCCCGGCCTTTGCACCTGTGGGCCGCACCGGTACTCGGCAGTTGGCTGATGGTGGCCTTGTTGCCAGCTGCCCTGCCGCATTCAGTGGTGTACAACAAGACGCCTGACCAATTCATCATTGATCACCTGCAAGAGCTGCAACCGGCCACGGCCCTGCTGAGCAATGACCTGGGCGCAGCGTCGGCGCTGTCATGGCGCCTGGCGCGCCCGGACGTGACGCTCTACAACACCGTCGGCGAAGTCAAATACGGCCTGGCCTACGCGGACGCCACGCACCACAAGGTGCATACCACCCAAGTCCAGCAATGGATGAGCGATGCGCGCAAAAAAGGCCCGGTCGGCGTGGTCATGCGGGTCAAGGGTGACGACGAAATCGCAGAAGTCGACTTGCTGCCCAAGGACGGCAAGCGCTACGAACAAGGCAATATCGTGATCCTGATCTTCCCGCAGGCTGCGCAATGATCACCTTGCTGCTGTTACTGGCCGCCTGCCTGCTCACCTGCATGGGCCAGGTCTCCCAGAAGTTCGCCGTGGAAAGCTGGCGCGACCTGCCGGATGGCTGGGCGCTGAAACTGCGCTCACCCTGGTTGTGGTCGGCGCTGGTGTGCCTGGGCCTCGGCCTGCTGGTGTGGCTGCTGGTGTTGCAACGCCTGGAAGTCGGCATTGCCTACCCGATGCTCAGCCTCAACTTCGTGTTGGTCACGCTGGTCGCGCGTTTTGTATTCAAGGAACCCATCGACACTCGCCATTGGCTGGGTGTGGCGCTGGTGATCGGTGGCGTCGTGCTGCTGGGGCGCCAGGTATGAGCCGGGTTCAGGGGTTTGCCCTGGCCCTGGGCAGCGTCGGCCTGGTCAGTGCCGCCCAACTGGGCATGCGCTGGAGCATGACGCGCCTGCCGCTGCCCAGCGAATGGCTGGACGCCTTCAGCCAGAACAGCATCGACCTGGGGGCCCTCGGCGTCGTGAGCCTGGCGATCCTGGCCTACGCGTTGTCGATGCTCTGCTGGCTCGGTGCGCTCAAGCACTTGCCGCTGGGTCGTGCCTATTCGCTGCTGAGCATCAGCTACGCCTTGGTATACCTGCTGGCCGCCAGCCTGCCGGTGTTCAACGAACATTTTTCCGTTTCAAAAACCCTGGGGGTGGCGCTGGTCATCCTCGGTGTTCTGGTTATCAACTCTCGTCGTGCTAGCGCCACAAGTCCCAGGAATGCCCCATGAAAATCAGTGTATTTGGTAGCGGTTACGTCGGTCTGGTGCAGGCCACCGTGTTGGCTGAAGTCGGCCACGATGTCATTTGCATGGACGTTGACAAGAAAAAGGTCGAGTCACTGCAAAAAGGCCATGTGACCATCTTCGAGCCGGGGTTGGCTGCGATGGTCAAGGAAAACCTGGAGAGTGGGCGGCTGCACTTCACCCATGATGAAAAGTTGGCGGTGGAACACGGCGAAGTCCTGTTCATTGCCGTGGGCACCCCTTCGGACGAAGACGGCTCGGCCGACCTGAAATACGTGCTGTCGGTAGGCGACGCCGTCGCCCGCCACCGCAAAGAGCCGGTGATCCTGGTGGAAAAATCCACCGTGCCGGTCGGCACCGGCGACACCCTGCGCGCCCACATCGAAAAAGCCCTGCACCTGGCCGGCCGGCACCTGGAGTTCGATATCGTCTCCAACCCGGAATTCCTCAAGGAAGGCTCGGCCGTTGCCGACTGCCGCCGCCCGGACCGCATCATCATCGGTTGTGAACGCGAAGAGGTGCGCGACGTGATGCGCGACCTGTACGCACCGTTCAACCGCAACCATGACCGCATCATTTTCATGGACCTGCGCAGCGCCGAGCTGACCAAGTACGCCGCCAACTGCATGCTGGCGACCAAGATCAGCTTTATCAACCAGATCGCCGAGCTGGCCGAGCACCTGGGGGCCGACATCGAAGCCGTGCGCCTGGGCATTGGCGCCGACTCGCGCATCGGCTATCACTTCATCTACCCCGGCTGCGGCTACGGCGGCTCGTGTTTCCCCAAGGACATGCGCGCCCTGATCCACAGCGCCAAGCAAGCCAACTGCTCCAGCGACCTGCTGGAAGCGGTGGAAGCCATCAACCAGCGCCAGAAGAGCAAGCTGTTCGAACGGATCAATGCGTTCTTCAAGGGCGAGCTGCGCGGCAAGACCTTCGCCCTGTGGGGCCTGGCGTTCAAACCCAACACCGACGACATGCGCGATGCCCCTAGCCGCGTGCTGATGGAAGCCCTCTGGGCCGCCGGCGCCAACGTGCGTGCATTCGACCCGGAAGCCATGCAGGAAACCCAACGCATCTACGGCGATGACCCACGGCTGATGCTCATGGGCACCCCGGAATCGACCCTGGGCGGTGCGGATGCGCTGATCGTCTGCACCGAATGGCAGCAGTTCAAGGCGCCGGACTTCGACCTGATCCACCAGCGCCTGAAAACCCCGGTGATCTTCGACGGCCGCAACCTCTACGACGGCGAGCGCCTGGCGCGCAAAGGCTTCCAGTACTACCCGATCGGCCGTGGCGATTCCTGCCAACTGCCGATTCCCCAGCAGCAATGGGTAGCCCAGGGTGCAGGCCAGGTCGTGGAAGCCTGAGACGTGAACAGAGTTCAACCGTCCCCGCTGAATGCAACGATCCGCCGCCAATCCCTCGGTTTGGGATTGCTGGCGTTGTTGCTGTTTATCGCCGGCAACTGGCACCAGGCAATCATTGGCTTCGACTCGCGCTTCGTGGTGTTCGCCCAGGAGATGCTACGCCATGGGCCCAGCTTCTTTCCCACCACGTACGGGCAGCCCTATGCGGATTACCTGGCGACCTCGACGCTGATGACCTGGCTGCTGTCATTGCCGTTGGGCCAGGTCACCAGCCTCACGGCCTGGCTGCCCACGGCAATTGCCTCGGCGTTTATCGTCATCCTGGTTTATCGGCTCACGGCCCCCTACTCCCAGCGCTGGGGGCTGCTGAGTATCGCGATCCTGTTGCTGAGCAGCACCTTTATCAGCGAAACCCGTGCGGTGTCCCTTGACCAGATGCTGGCCGCCATCGCCCTGGCGGTGTTCTACCTGGGTTATGCCCATGATCATTTCGGGGCGGCTAAACGCCTGCATTGGCTGTACCTGCTGCTGATCCTGGGCTTTGCCGTGCGCGGGCCGATTGGCCTGGTGATTCCTACGGGCGTGCTCTGCAGCTACTACCTGATCAACCGACAATGGCGCCAGCTGTTCAGTTTCGGCTTGCTCGCCCTGGCGCTGCTGGTGGCATGTGTGGGCCTGCTGTTGCTGATGGCCAAGTTGAGCGGCGGCGAAAGCTTCATGCAGGACGTGATCCGCATGCAGTTCCTCGGTCGCATGGATGGCAGCGAAGGTTCGAGCGGCACGTTGTACTACTTCACCAGTTCACTGGGCAACTACGCCTTGGCATATCCGATGGCGCTGCTGGTGCTGCTGGCCATGCTGCTCAGCGGGCGCCGTGCGCCGGGACCGGCATTGCAGTTGGTGTGGTATTGCGCCGCCGCAGGCTTGCTGGTGATGGTCGGCCTGTCGATTCCCCAGGCGAAAAAAGCACGTTACGTGCTGCCGATGCTGCCCATGGCGGCGATCATTGCGGCGTACCCGTTCCAGGTTGCGCATGGTCGACTCTTCGCCGGGCTGCGTGGGCTGCTGCTGGGGATCTGGACGTTGTTGCCGACGCTGTTGATCGCTGGCCTGCTGTTTGCGCGCCCGCGCTACCCCGAGCAATTGAGCCATCTCGGGTGGGTGTTCGGCGTGCTGGGAGGCCTGCAGGTCGTGGCCTTGTCGACCCTGTTCAAGACCCGCCTGCGCCCGGTCGGCCCGGCCTTTGCAGCGGTGTTGGCGGTATGGGCTACCTATATCCTGGTGGTCGAGCCGCTGGAGCGCAGTGTCTATGACACCCGCACCTTTACCTTGCAGGTTCACGAGCAAGTCATGCAACAGCGCGCACCGGTGGTGCTGCACGGCTTGGGCAAAGACGCCAAGGCTATCAAGTACATGGTCAACCTCGACTGCGACCAGGTGCCGTTGTTCACTCAGCAAGCCGCCGACCTCAAGCCACTCCAGGGACCCGCCTGGCTGGTGATGAGCCAAGCGGACTACGAAGGCTTGCAAGACCCGCGCTTTCGTTCCATCACGCCGACCCTGAGCGGCGAATTCGACCGTAACCCTTACGTGCTGCTGCACCTGGCCAAACCTGTGCAACCTTGAACCTGCGCCGGCACTGCTGGCGCGGAAAATTCCCACGCAGCTTTACGTAATGACTGGTGCCGTTTCTCTTTCCCGCGTCCAAAACCCGACGGTAAACTCGCTTGCCTGGTGCGGTATTCATGTACCGCCACCGGTCATGGGTGACCACAAGGACGAGAGGACAACGCCGTGCCAGATGATGCTTCGCTTGATAACCCAGCCTTGCCCAGCACCGAAGCGCATGTCGGCTATATTCCCCTGCCACCGCTGGACCGGCTGATGGGTCTGCGCGACGCACTGGTAGCGTTGAAAGGCCCGCTGGCCAGTGAACCCGGTTTGCAGGAAAACCTGCGCAAGCGTTTATTCGATGAAGAGTTCAGTAATCGAGTGCTGGGTAAAGTCTGCTGCTCGATAGCCGTCTGACCGTATTCCAATTCATTATTTTTGCATTCAACCTTCATTAATATGCATTGGCGCCTCCGTTCAACGCGCGGCACACTGCGTGGGTTCCTTCCCCCAAATGTTGGAACTTTCAAAGGGCTTTTCCGGGCAACCAGACAAGCCTTTTTTTTGCCCGCTGTTTATGGACTGCCTTCCAATGCTCACTCGCTGGTTCCCCGCTGCTATCAACACCCGCCCCACCGAATGGAGCCGTGCCGCGATCGGTATGGCGCTTGGCACCCTGTTCAGCGTCTGGTTGTGCTCCCAGGTGTTTGGCATGGATGTCGCGCTGCATCTGCTTGGCCCGCTGGGTGCGTCAGCCGTCTTGTTGTTCGCCGTGTCATCGGGTGCCTTGGCGCAACCCTGGTCGATTATCGGCAGCTACCTGTGCGCTGGCGTGATTGCCTTGCTGGTGACGCGTGTCCTCGGTCCGTCCTTGGGCGGCGCCTGCCTGGCGGCTGGCATGACCGTGGTGCTGATGTGCTGGTTGCGCTGCCTGCACCCGCCCGCCGGCGGCCTGGCCATGACGCTGGTCCTGGCAGACCCGGCGTCAGCGGCGCTGGGTTGGTATGAGCTGGGCGCGGTATTGCTCGGCGCAGGTGCGCTGCTGGCCTGCGCACTGGCGTATAACAACGCCACGCGCACACGTTATCCCAAAGGCGCGGCGCCAGCTCCGGCACCTCTCCCGTTCAACCCCAGAGCCGGCCGAGACCCTGCCATTACCGCCGCTGATTTGAAATTGGCACTGGCGGACATGGAGCAGTTCTACGATGTGGAACCCAGCGAACTGGAAGAGTTGATCCATGCGGCGGAAACCCACGCCAGGCGCCGCAGCATCGGTGAAACACTGGCCAGCCGGGTGCCTTGAGCCCGGCGCGTGCTTACTGCATAAATGCAAAAACGACCTGCAGGATTGAAGGTTGTACTGGGCAAATTTGCACTGGTACGATCGCGAGAAGGTTCATCCGTGAACATCTTGATAAAGAACAATAAAAGCAGGGAGTTATCGATGACTGCTCAGGTTTCATCCGAAGCAAGCCATACCGAAATACTTCAGGACGAAGTCCTCGCCGAGGTCCGCAACCACATCGGCCACCTCACCCTCAATCGCCCCGCTGGCTTGAATGCCATCACCCTGAACATGGTGCGCAGCCTCACGTCCCAGTTGCAGGCATGGGCCGATGACCCGCAGGTGTATGCCGTGGTCCTGCGCGGCGCCGGTGAAAAAGCCTTCTGTGCCGGTGGCGATATCCGCTCGCTGTACGACAGTTTCAAGAACGGCGACACCCTGCATCAGGACTTTTTCGTCGAGGAATACGCACTCGATCTGGCCATCCACCACTACCGCAAGCCAGTCGTGGCACTGATGGACGGGTTTGTCCTCGGCGGCGGCATGGGCCTGGTGCAAGGCGCTGACCTGCGTGTGGTCACCGAGCGCAGTCGCCTGGCGATGCCGGAAGTGGCCATCGGTTACTTCCCTGATGTGGGCGGCAGCTACTTCCTGCCGCGCATCCCCGGCGAACTGGGAATCTACCTGGGCGTGACCGGGGTACAGATCCGCGCGGCCGACGCGCTGTATTGCGGGTTGGCCGATTGGTACCTTGAGAGCCACAAGCTCGCCGACCTGGACCAGAAACTCGACCGCCTGCAATGGCACGACTCGCCGCTCAAGGACCTGCAAGGCGTGCTCGCCAAACTGGCCGTGCAGCAACTGCCCGATGCGCCGCTGGCCGCTCTGCGCCCCGCCATCGACCACTTTTTTGCGCTGCCGGATGTACCGAGCATCGTCGAGCAACTGCAGCAAGTCACCGTTGCCGACAGCCATGAATGGGCGCTGACCACCGCCAACCTGATGCTGACCCGCTCGCCCCTGGCCATGGCGGTC of Pseudomonas azotoformans contains these proteins:
- a CDS encoding ArnT family glycosyltransferase codes for the protein MNRVQPSPLNATIRRQSLGLGLLALLLFIAGNWHQAIIGFDSRFVVFAQEMLRHGPSFFPTTYGQPYADYLATSTLMTWLLSLPLGQVTSLTAWLPTAIASAFIVILVYRLTAPYSQRWGLLSIAILLLSSTFISETRAVSLDQMLAAIALAVFYLGYAHDHFGAAKRLHWLYLLLILGFAVRGPIGLVIPTGVLCSYYLINRQWRQLFSFGLLALALLVACVGLLLLMAKLSGGESFMQDVIRMQFLGRMDGSEGSSGTLYYFTSSLGNYALAYPMALLVLLAMLLSGRRAPGPALQLVWYCAAAGLLVMVGLSIPQAKKARYVLPMLPMAAIIAAYPFQVAHGRLFAGLRGLLLGIWTLLPTLLIAGLLFARPRYPEQLSHLGWVFGVLGGLQVVALSTLFKTRLRPVGPAFAAVLAVWATYILVVEPLERSVYDTRTFTLQVHEQVMQQRAPVVLHGLGKDAKAIKYMVNLDCDQVPLFTQQAADLKPLQGPAWLVMSQADYEGLQDPRFRSITPTLSGEFDRNPYVLLHLAKPVQP
- a CDS encoding type VI secretion system contractile sheath small subunit, coding for MPDDASLDNPALPSTEAHVGYIPLPPLDRLMGLRDALVALKGPLASEPGLQENLRKRLFDEEFSNRVLGKVCCSIAV
- a CDS encoding HPP family protein; protein product: MLTRWFPAAINTRPTEWSRAAIGMALGTLFSVWLCSQVFGMDVALHLLGPLGASAVLLFAVSSGALAQPWSIIGSYLCAGVIALLVTRVLGPSLGGACLAAGMTVVLMCWLRCLHPPAGGLAMTLVLADPASAALGWYELGAVLLGAGALLACALAYNNATRTRYPKGAAPAPAPLPFNPRAGRDPAITAADLKLALADMEQFYDVEPSELEELIHAAETHARRRSIGETLASRVP
- a CDS encoding enoyl-CoA hydratase/isomerase family protein encodes the protein MTAQVSSEASHTEILQDEVLAEVRNHIGHLTLNRPAGLNAITLNMVRSLTSQLQAWADDPQVYAVVLRGAGEKAFCAGGDIRSLYDSFKNGDTLHQDFFVEEYALDLAIHHYRKPVVALMDGFVLGGGMGLVQGADLRVVTERSRLAMPEVAIGYFPDVGGSYFLPRIPGELGIYLGVTGVQIRAADALYCGLADWYLESHKLADLDQKLDRLQWHDSPLKDLQGVLAKLAVQQLPDAPLAALRPAIDHFFALPDVPSIVEQLQQVTVADSHEWALTTANLMLTRSPLAMAVTLEMLRRGRRLPLEDCFALELHLDRQWFERGDLIEGVRALIIDKDKSPRWNPPTLHGLALSHVESFFHHFEKVAK